CAATCACACCTCCCGCGGAATCGCGAGGGAAAACGACGTGTTCGAGAACCGTGAAGTGGGCATCGGCATCCAGAACGGGGCGGCACCTGAAATCCGCAATAACACGGTGCATGACAATGGTTGGAATGGGATTTCCGCCCGTGAAGGTGCGTGGCCAAGGTTGATCGGAAACACGATTTACAACAATGGTGCGGACCCCACAGGCGAAGGGGTGCCGCCGGGTACGGGGGCGGGAATCGGACTCGACAGCACGGGCTGGATTGCGCGGCCGGGACAAGCACCCGAACCTGCATACCTTGAAGGGAACCACCTTTCAGCCAATCCTTCAGGCGGCATCATGAGCCGGAACAGTGCGCGCTTCGAAGCGCGTGAAAATACGGCTTGCTGCAATACGAACTGGCAGATCTCCGTTTCCGATGGCAGCAACGCCCTGCTGGTGAAGAACTCTGTCGGACTCAACGACACCACCGTACAGGCGGGCGGGATCGTCGTTGCGCGCAGTGCGATGGCGGAACTGCATGAGAATATGATCAAGGACGTGAAGACGGCCGGACTCGCCGTCAGTGAGGGTGCGACGGTCGATGCGATGGACGATATCATAACTGGCTGTCAGAGCAGTGGTGTGCATGTCGATGGCGAGGCATCACTCGTCAGGCTATCCGGGACGCGCATCAGTAACTCCGCCGGTGCGGCAATTATCTGTGAGGGGGGAAGGCTGAGCGTTTCACGCACCATTCTGGACCGAAACCTGAGTGGCGCGATCTTCGGTCCTGAAGCAACCGTGGAGTTCATCAACAACACTGTTGTTGCTGCTCCTGCTGCCACGGGACGCGGTATCGCCGTCAACGGACGCACGGGAGCGGTCTGCTACAACAATATTGTCGTGGGGTACACGCTGGGATTTTTCCTCGAAGAGAATCCCCTCATCAATTACAACTGCACATTCGGCAATCAGGGATATAACGGTCCCCCGGGCACCGGTGGAGCGCATGCCCTGCAGTCCGATCCCCGCTTTGATACACAGGGCGCTACCGGGTATGAGCTGCTGCAGGATTCGCCGTGCATCAACGCAGGGAATCCCGACCCGCAGTATAACGACCCGGACGGCAGCCGCGCAGACATCGGGGCTCTGCCGTATGCAGGCAGTACTTCCGTATCGGCAGCGCCACATCCCGATGCATTGCAATTGCAGGCCTGGCCCACCGTGACACGCGGACCAGTAACAGTGAAACTGCGTGGCGGTGCCTCCGGGAATGATCTGCTTTCCGTCTACGACCTTCCCGGCAGATGTGTGATGACAGATTGGCTGCACGACGGAAGCGCTGTGCTGAATCTCGCCGGACTTCCTGCGGGCACCTACATGCTGCAGGCCCTCACACGCAACGGAGTGCAGCACGCGAAAGTGCAGGTGCTGAGGTGAATCCGGACTGCTGATCTTGCAGAATCGATGACAATACTGCCGACGTCAGGACAAAGAAAAAATCACGCGGCGCGGCGATTAGTTACATCCAGCGAAGAAAAAAATGACCTACACGCCCCGGTGAGCACTGCACCTTGAAAAACGACTGGCTTATCCTCATATTGTCCCGGATTCTGCAGCCTCAGGAATGATCCACGGGCTCCAGTGTCATTTGGTTTACGAAACGCATCTCAGCGTGCCGTGAGGAATTCAACATCACTGAAGGGGATCGAGGAGATGAAGACCATCCTCCATACAGACAGGGCTTACCGTCTCAAACGCTTCGGATACTACTTTCGGACGGTGCGGCAGGCGCTGCGCAATAACGTGGGTGCAGGGAATTATCTCCACCTGGCATTCGATCGGATGCTGCGCATAGACAGCGCGCTGCCGCATATGCTGTACGTGGAGATGTCCAACGTCTGCAATACGCAGTGTGCGTACTGTCCGTACCCCACATACAGCTACAATGAACCCTTCCTGCGGGAGGATGTTCTCGAAAGCATCGTTGCATCACTCTCGAGGCAGCCGGTAGACAAAATCATGATAGGGGGCGGAGAGCCGACGCTGCATCCGGAGTTCAGTTCGTATGCGAGACGGCTGAGGCAGTCTGCGAAATTCCTCTCCGTGGTGACGAATGGACAGTGGACCGATGACCGCGTGACACATACGCTGGCGGAAGGCACCTTCGACCTGGTGGAGGTCTCCGTGGATGCAGGCGGCAAGGAAGAGTATGAGCGAACACGGAAGGGAGGGAAATACCATCGCCTGCTCGGCAATCTCGATGCGCTTATGCGCATCAAGCGCGAATCGCGTTCGAGAACCATAATAGGTATCAGGCTGATGATTCGTCCCACAATGCGTAAAGCGGAGCGACAGTACCTGCAGGCCTGGAAACCATACTGTGATACTATCCTGCCGCAGTACATCTCAACGCCTGCCGGGATGGGAGAACTGGACGATGCCTATCTCTCGGTGCATCAGCACAACAATGACTTCCCACGCTGTACGTATCCGTCACGAGCATTGCAGATTAAAAGTGACGGTACCGTACCCCTCTGTTCGTTCAAGGGACATGCCGCACCGGCGGACAGAATACTTCTCGGGGATATCAGGGAACACAGCATACAATTGCTCTGGAAGCACCCGCTGCTCCTGCAGTACCGCGCCGCGCATCGAAGTCGCGACACGCAGCGTATGCCAGCGTGCAGGGGGTGTCCCGGGGGATAGAGGCTGTCCGGTGTAATAGAGGCTGTGCGGGGGAGTAGAGGCTGGAATAAAAATATGCAGAAAGTGCATAACACCGGGTCCGCCAGGAAGAACATCAGCATTTGTGATCGGAATTTCCTAGTTTAGGGTTCAATCAACGCCATCAAGCCCTCATCCGCGCTCTGCTCCGGCATGTCAGGTCCATGCAGCTATGGATGTACCGGCGTGCAGGCGCGGTCAATGGATGATATGTTTTCGCACAACGGATGGAGAGAATCATGCAGCACCTTTTACATCGATGGATCAGGATTGCCGTGACGACGTTGCCCGTGATCATGCTCGGGTTTTATCCTGCATTCGCGCAACAAGCTGAAAACCTCGTGGAAATCGGCAGCCTGATTGAAGGACCCTGTTTCGGGGCCGCCGTCTCCGGAACGACGCTGTACATGGGAAATGGTCCGATGCTGGAAATCATGGACATCGCAGACCCCGTGAATCCGCAGGGCCTCGGTACACTTCGATTGCCCGGTATTATCAACGATGTCGCGGTCAGCGGCGCATACTGCTTCGTCTCGAATGACGATTTCGGTCTGCGCGTGATAGACGTCTCGGATCGCACTTCACCAGCAGAGGTTGCGCAGATGAAGCTTCCATCTCCCTCCGGTCGAATGCAGTTGCATGGCAACTACTGCTACGTCGTGAGCGCGGGACTGCATATTGTCGACATCAGTGACGCGCAAAATCCCGTGGAAGTGGCGGATTATACACCCGATGGCATGTATGTGCGGGATGTGGTCATCGTACATCCCTACGCGTATGTGGCCATGGGGAATGACGGGCTCCATGTTCTTGACATCTCGAATCCAGCGCAGCCAGATCTGGTCGGATCGCTTGATGGACTCGGGGAGTGTATCGGCGTCGGCGTGCGGGGTACAAATCTCTGCCTGGCCACAGGTTATCCCGGAGTTCAACTGGTGAATGTCTATAATCCGGAGCAGCCGGTAAAAGGCGCATCCCTTGCGATGGAAAGCCAGTATTTCAAGGATGTCGTGGTCACGAACAGGTATGCCTACGCTGTAGGTGGACGCGGGCTGTATGTCGTCGATCTTGTCGACCCCCAGAATCCCGTGCAGGTGGCGTCCTTCGACACTGAAGGCAGCGCGGCGCGGGTGCATGTTGACGGAGACCGTGTGCTTGTTGTGGATGAAACCGGGGGATGCTGCTTCATCGATATTGCTGATCCAACTGTCCCGGTACTGACAGCGACATTCCCGTCCGGTGGGTATTCGCAGAACCTCGCTATCCAGGGTGATTACGCCTATGTCGTTGCCTATGATCGCGGACTGCGGATCGTTGATCTTTCTGATCCCACACATCCAACCGAGTTATCGGAGTTCAGCCCCAACACCTATGTCGAAGACGTCGTCGTCGATGGCGATTACGCGTATCTCGCGAGCGTAATGCGCGGACTGACCATCGTCGATATTTCCGATCCCTCAGCTCCTCGC
The genomic region above belongs to bacterium and contains:
- a CDS encoding right-handed parallel beta-helix repeat-containing protein; translation: MLRFCALALLVVCFYVLPIHAQQRVVPDGYATIQEAIDASIPGDTVLVRAGSYHEFLVLRENVVVRAEGEDDGSWTRALRTIVHSEGLRDSLGQIPPVVNCADGAVLDGFTVTGMDTVNHHLPGHSHAVQNRGTSSTIMNCIVHSNGSTGIGSHDKDGREANPSIIHNMVYRNFGIGIGFNHTSRGIARENDVFENREVGIGIQNGAAPEIRNNTVHDNGWNGISAREGAWPRLIGNTIYNNGADPTGEGVPPGTGAGIGLDSTGWIARPGQAPEPAYLEGNHLSANPSGGIMSRNSARFEARENTACCNTNWQISVSDGSNALLVKNSVGLNDTTVQAGGIVVARSAMAELHENMIKDVKTAGLAVSEGATVDAMDDIITGCQSSGVHVDGEASLVRLSGTRISNSAGAAIICEGGRLSVSRTILDRNLSGAIFGPEATVEFINNTVVAAPAATGRGIAVNGRTGAVCYNNIVVGYTLGFFLEENPLINYNCTFGNQGYNGPPGTGGAHALQSDPRFDTQGATGYELLQDSPCINAGNPDPQYNDPDGSRADIGALPYAGSTSVSAAPHPDALQLQAWPTVTRGPVTVKLRGGASGNDLLSVYDLPGRCVMTDWLHDGSAVLNLAGLPAGTYMLQALTRNGVQHAKVQVLR
- a CDS encoding T9SS type A sorting domain-containing protein, coding for MQHLLHRWIRIAVTTLPVIMLGFYPAFAQQAENLVEIGSLIEGPCFGAAVSGTTLYMGNGPMLEIMDIADPVNPQGLGTLRLPGIINDVAVSGAYCFVSNDDFGLRVIDVSDRTSPAEVAQMKLPSPSGRMQLHGNYCYVVSAGLHIVDISDAQNPVEVADYTPDGMYVRDVVIVHPYAYVAMGNDGLHVLDISNPAQPDLVGSLDGLGECIGVGVRGTNLCLATGYPGVQLVNVYNPEQPVKGASLAMESQYFKDVVVTNRYAYAVGGRGLYVVDLVDPQNPVQVASFDTEGSAARVHVDGDRVLVVDETGGCCFIDIADPTVPVLTATFPSGGYSQNLAIQGDYAYVVAYDRGLRIVDLSDPTHPTELSEFSPNTYVEDVVVDGDYAYLASVMRGLTIVDISDPSAPRTTGYVDTDGRCSGVAKAGQYAYLANGSEGMSIIDVSDPEHPAEMSSLALSGDTRAIAVQGDYAYVADGSGGLRIVDVSNPTAPQETAVSPTASVAIGISLQGNYAYVSHYYAGASIFNISNPAHPQQVSNFPGASNTYNITAEGDRAWMADGYAGLRMFDISDLSTPVEKGFFPTAASARDVEMLGAYCVVTDRLSGLHIVAYQAPSAVNPAASIPRGIQLLGNFPNPFSNRTTIAFRLDHASHVRLAVHNLLGREVLVLRDGFVSAGTQQAIMSAGDLPPGTYVCRLSTTAGTTSACMKLLR
- a CDS encoding radical SAM protein, translating into MKTILHTDRAYRLKRFGYYFRTVRQALRNNVGAGNYLHLAFDRMLRIDSALPHMLYVEMSNVCNTQCAYCPYPTYSYNEPFLREDVLESIVASLSRQPVDKIMIGGGEPTLHPEFSSYARRLRQSAKFLSVVTNGQWTDDRVTHTLAEGTFDLVEVSVDAGGKEEYERTRKGGKYHRLLGNLDALMRIKRESRSRTIIGIRLMIRPTMRKAERQYLQAWKPYCDTILPQYISTPAGMGELDDAYLSVHQHNNDFPRCTYPSRALQIKSDGTVPLCSFKGHAAPADRILLGDIREHSIQLLWKHPLLLQYRAAHRSRDTQRMPACRGCPGG